Proteins encoded by one window of Candidatus Nitrosocosmicus hydrocola:
- a CDS encoding LLM class flavin-dependent oxidoreductase — protein MQHPVTRRTLPLSVLDLVMVSANGSPAQSMRNSLDLAQHVEKWGYKRYWLAEHHNIKGIASTATSILIGFVAGGTSKIRVGSGGIMLPNHSPLIIAEQFGTLESLYPGRIELGLGRAPGTDRFTAMALRRGKLEETEDEFPNSVKELMAYFASDTANKMVRANPGEGLDIPIWLLGSSTFSAQLAADWGLPFAFASHFAPAYLESAVNIYRERFQPSKYLNQPHIMAAVNIFAANTDKEANRLFTSVQQMALGMIRRNYSLLQPPVTNMDKIWDHLEKYAVGERLKYSFVGEPNTIKQGLESFLNRIYVDELMVVSHIYDHDARLRSFELLSTL, from the coding sequence GTGCAACATCCTGTAACAAGAAGGACATTACCCTTATCGGTGCTTGATTTAGTGATGGTAAGTGCCAATGGATCGCCAGCCCAATCAATGCGAAATAGCTTGGATTTGGCCCAGCACGTGGAAAAATGGGGATATAAACGGTATTGGTTAGCAGAACATCATAACATCAAGGGTATTGCGAGTACTGCCACATCGATCCTGATTGGTTTTGTTGCAGGTGGAACAAGCAAGATCAGGGTCGGTTCCGGAGGGATAATGCTTCCAAATCACAGCCCATTGATTATTGCCGAGCAATTTGGAACCCTCGAGAGTTTGTATCCAGGTCGAATTGAACTAGGTCTAGGACGTGCTCCAGGCACTGATCGTTTTACAGCTATGGCATTGAGACGTGGCAAATTAGAGGAAACCGAAGATGAGTTTCCTAATAGCGTAAAAGAATTGATGGCCTACTTTGCATCGGATACGGCTAATAAAATGGTCAGGGCCAACCCCGGAGAGGGTCTGGATATTCCTATCTGGTTATTAGGATCTAGCACGTTTAGTGCTCAACTGGCAGCTGATTGGGGATTGCCATTTGCATTTGCGAGCCATTTTGCCCCTGCATATTTGGAATCAGCAGTTAATATTTATCGCGAGAGATTTCAGCCTTCAAAATATCTGAACCAACCACATATCATGGCTGCTGTAAACATTTTCGCCGCTAATACAGACAAAGAGGCAAATCGTCTTTTTACTTCCGTGCAACAAATGGCATTGGGAATGATTAGAAGAAACTATTCTCTGTTACAGCCACCTGTAACTAATATGGACAAAATTTGGGATCATCTTGAAAAGTACGCTGTGGGCGAAAGGCTCAAATATTCCTTTGTCGGAGAACCAAATACCATCAAGCAAGGTTTGGAGTCTTTTTTGAACCGGATTTATGTAGATGAATTAATGGTTGTTTCTCATATATACGACCATGACGCACGATTACGCTCTTTTGAATTACTTTCAACTTTATGA
- a CDS encoding methyltransferase, which produces MSEFDNTIDIIFGRWKSQILYAGAKIGIFDYLTEAPKDLHQIAQDLNLNETMAYRILRSIATLGYAKEEKDTHRFSSTSLGNLLKKDHPQTLQGVLLLEEGPEHYQIWKHLPRMIKDGQQNAFSSEYGVNIFEYAGANTEYSKVFNDAMSSYSAMHTAMVLEALNDYDFSGVSHICEIGGGQGHLSSHLHSKYVHLNGTILELGAVVKNQESSWPNKMGLQDRCKYIEGNMFDHVPPADLYMMKMILHDWSDNECIQILSNIHKSAPDKAKIFIVEHLVPDPSVPHFSKLFDIHMMCATTGRERTIDEYKSILSQSGWQLIHTHYPKSKMIGVIEAIKKG; this is translated from the coding sequence ATGTCTGAATTTGACAATACTATAGATATCATTTTTGGTAGGTGGAAAAGCCAAATACTTTATGCTGGCGCTAAGATCGGCATATTCGACTACTTGACTGAAGCTCCTAAGGATTTGCATCAAATTGCGCAGGATCTAAATCTCAACGAGACAATGGCGTATCGTATTCTAAGATCAATAGCGACTTTAGGCTATGCAAAAGAAGAGAAAGATACCCATAGATTCTCTAGCACCTCTTTAGGAAACCTGCTAAAAAAAGATCATCCACAAACCCTCCAAGGAGTCTTGCTTTTAGAAGAAGGACCAGAACATTATCAAATATGGAAGCATTTACCTCGAATGATTAAGGATGGACAACAGAATGCTTTTTCTTCAGAATATGGAGTCAATATTTTTGAGTATGCAGGCGCGAATACAGAATATTCTAAAGTTTTCAACGATGCAATGAGCAGTTATTCAGCGATGCATACCGCCATGGTTTTAGAAGCACTAAATGATTATGACTTCTCTGGTGTATCCCATATTTGTGAAATTGGAGGGGGCCAAGGACATCTTTCAAGTCATTTACATTCAAAATATGTTCATCTCAATGGAACAATATTAGAATTGGGAGCTGTAGTAAAGAATCAAGAATCATCATGGCCTAATAAGATGGGTTTGCAGGATCGCTGTAAATACATTGAAGGCAATATGTTTGATCATGTCCCCCCTGCAGACCTATATATGATGAAAATGATTCTTCATGATTGGAGTGATAATGAGTGTATCCAAATACTTTCAAACATTCACAAGTCTGCACCCGACAAGGCTAAAATATTTATCGTTGAACACCTAGTACCGGATCCGAGTGTTCCACATTTTTCAAAATTATTTGATATTCATATGATGTGCGCTACTACAGGAAGGGAAAGAACTATCGACGAATACAAATCCATTTTAAGTCAATCAGGATGGCAACTTATTCATACTCACTATCCTAAATCTAAAATGATTGGTGTAATCGAAGCTATAAAAAAAGGTTAA
- a CDS encoding aldo/keto reductase, protein MINNNATENNSQYELAPDLTIHRLVNGMWQVAGGHGYIDHALAIEEMLRYHESGFTSWDLADIYGPAEDFIGDFRRKLSEVKGSEELQRVQALTKWVPHPGKITQSMVRENIQSSISRMGVESLDLLQFHWWDYNNPYYMDALSYLSDLRDEGKVKHVGLTNFDTERLQIMNDAGLQILSNQIQYSIIDRRPAVKMAPYCEEHDIKILAYGTLCGGLLTERFLGREHEPSNYELDTLSLRKYKKMIDLWGDWKLFQELLSTLNEIAQKYRVSIANVATKYILDKPAVAAVLIGVRLGISDHRNSNSQVFNFSLERGDFESIDTVCDKANDLIEVVGDCGDEYR, encoded by the coding sequence ATGATTAATAATAACGCGACTGAAAATAATTCCCAATACGAACTTGCTCCGGACTTGACAATTCATAGATTGGTCAATGGAATGTGGCAGGTCGCTGGTGGACATGGATATATAGATCATGCCTTGGCGATAGAGGAAATGCTGAGATATCATGAGTCTGGATTTACCAGCTGGGATTTGGCAGACATATATGGACCCGCAGAGGATTTTATAGGGGATTTTCGAAGGAAATTGTCTGAAGTAAAAGGAAGCGAAGAACTCCAAAGGGTTCAAGCCCTTACAAAATGGGTCCCTCATCCAGGTAAAATTACTCAGTCTATGGTTAGAGAAAATATCCAGAGCTCAATAAGCAGAATGGGGGTAGAATCACTAGATTTGCTCCAGTTTCATTGGTGGGATTATAATAATCCATATTATATGGATGCACTCAGTTATCTATCCGACCTACGAGATGAAGGGAAGGTTAAACACGTGGGTCTAACAAATTTCGACACGGAACGCTTACAGATTATGAACGATGCTGGTTTACAAATATTGTCAAACCAGATTCAATACTCAATTATTGATCGTAGACCAGCGGTAAAAATGGCCCCATATTGTGAGGAACATGACATTAAAATACTTGCATATGGAACCCTTTGTGGAGGACTATTAACAGAGCGATTTCTCGGAAGAGAACACGAGCCTTCTAATTATGAGCTAGATACGTTAAGCTTGCGAAAATACAAAAAAATGATTGATTTATGGGGTGATTGGAAATTGTTCCAAGAATTGTTATCTACTCTAAATGAGATTGCACAAAAATACCGAGTAAGTATAGCCAATGTAGCTACTAAATATATCCTGGATAAACCTGCTGTGGCTGCAGTTTTGATCGGTGTAAGACTTGGTATATCCGATCATAGAAATAGTAATTCTCAGGTATTTAACTTCTCTTTGGAAAGAGGGGATTTTGAATCAATAGATACTGTGTGTGATAAAGCAAATGATTTGATTGAGGTGGTGGGAGATTGTGGTGACGAGTATAGGTAA
- a CDS encoding sensor histidine kinase — MQIIEKITSFIEGTDSRMDVVFDLCGPSILISTPSYRNSFLDIINRGCKIKCITEVTPNNIDLIKQILGLVTELRHLDGIKGGFAITEDEYIATSTIHSEKPLDEVYYRNVEAVVEQGRYTFDTFWRNAIPIEKRISEIENGIPPEVIETIHDPVRLQTKVLELLNRSSDEILVVFSTANAFHRQRKAGSIDFLKEVGKIKPNIKIKILTPQDSVIQDICSKLVSSANFQFKFIEPMAQASILVVDRKYSLVAELKDDTKQTIAESIGFATYSNSIPTVSTYAMIFDIIWNQTSMYDRLKDHDRMQKEFMDAVAHELRTPLTPIIGLTKIVKDKIKNEDQIRLLDIVLYNGIKLHSLSENILALTKMEGKLYSITKKNFDLNLVLLAVIDDCKTRLEKIPNFRGQRKKSIDFEFSGFDKKHMVNADKSKITQVIHNLIDNAINFILDKKGKVTISIENSATQLEQMGNFVVVHIRDNGEGIHPEMKSRLFSRFATKSFYGTGLGLYISKEIIERHDGKIWGKNNTDGAGATFSFGLPVTQ, encoded by the coding sequence ATGCAGATCATAGAGAAAATAACTTCGTTTATTGAGGGAACCGATTCAAGAATGGATGTAGTCTTTGACTTGTGTGGTCCATCGATTTTAATCTCAACCCCTTCGTATAGGAACAGTTTTCTTGATATAATAAATAGAGGATGTAAAATAAAGTGCATCACCGAAGTTACTCCTAATAACATAGATTTGATTAAACAAATACTAGGGTTGGTAACTGAATTAAGGCATTTAGATGGAATCAAAGGGGGTTTTGCAATTACCGAAGATGAGTATATTGCTACTAGTACGATACATAGTGAAAAACCATTAGACGAGGTTTATTATAGGAATGTAGAAGCGGTGGTTGAACAGGGACGCTATACATTTGATACCTTTTGGCGGAATGCTATTCCGATAGAAAAGAGAATAAGCGAAATTGAAAACGGGATACCCCCTGAAGTCATTGAAACTATACATGATCCTGTGAGACTTCAGACCAAAGTATTGGAATTACTAAATAGATCCAGTGATGAGATTTTAGTTGTTTTTTCCACTGCAAACGCATTTCACAGACAAAGAAAAGCTGGGTCTATTGACTTTCTCAAGGAAGTAGGAAAAATCAAACCAAATATCAAAATAAAAATTCTAACCCCTCAAGATAGTGTTATCCAGGATATTTGCAGCAAACTTGTTAGTTCAGCCAATTTCCAGTTTAAATTTATTGAACCTATGGCACAGGCTTCGATTTTAGTAGTCGATAGAAAATACTCATTGGTAGCAGAGCTAAAGGATGACACAAAACAAACCATAGCAGAATCAATAGGTTTTGCTACTTATTCTAACAGTATTCCAACGGTATCTACCTATGCCATGATATTTGATATAATATGGAATCAGACGAGTATGTATGATAGATTAAAGGACCACGATAGGATGCAAAAAGAATTTATGGACGCTGTAGCCCATGAACTTCGGACCCCCCTAACACCAATCATAGGTTTAACAAAAATTGTAAAGGACAAAATAAAGAATGAAGATCAAATTCGATTACTAGATATCGTGTTGTATAATGGGATAAAGTTACATTCCTTAAGCGAAAATATATTGGCTCTAACTAAAATGGAAGGCAAACTATACAGCATCACCAAGAAGAATTTTGATCTAAACCTGGTTTTATTGGCAGTGATAGACGATTGTAAGACACGACTAGAAAAGATTCCAAACTTTCGCGGGCAGCGAAAGAAGTCAATAGATTTTGAGTTTTCGGGTTTTGACAAAAAACATATGGTCAACGCCGACAAATCTAAAATTACCCAAGTCATTCACAATTTAATTGACAATGCTATCAATTTTATTTTAGATAAGAAAGGTAAGGTTACAATTTCAATTGAGAATAGTGCAACCCAACTAGAACAGATGGGAAATTTTGTGGTAGTACATATACGTGATAATGGTGAAGGAATTCATCCGGAAATGAAGTCTAGATTGTTCTCAAGATTTGCCACAAAATCATTTTATGGAACTGGGTTGGGATTGTACATCTCCAAGGAAATTATCGAAAGACATGATGGTAAGATTTGGGGTAAGAATAATACAGACGGTGCTGGAGCCACTTTTTCGTTTGGTTTACCAGTAACACAATAG
- a CDS encoding DNA alkylation repair protein — translation MTNNNINNNKKKFIKLKYYYGRDLAILLADKICSVYPSFQKQDFIDTVDRKTNDLELKERIKIITETLHDYLPLEYAEVVKILIGILGPPNPYETGMFKEGYWIMPIAFFVETHGIDDFEISTNAIYQITQRNTGEYAVRPFVERYPKQMSSLMLEWSLDTNVHVRRLSSEGMRPRLPWARKLDQFISDPKPILPILDNLKQDESLFVKKSVANNINDILKDNYDIGIKLLKKWSGSQNTNTQWIIKHALRNELKKGNTEAIDLIQSGKR, via the coding sequence GTGACAAATAATAATATCAACAATAACAAAAAAAAATTCATAAAACTAAAATATTATTATGGCAGAGATCTTGCCATACTTCTTGCAGATAAGATATGTAGTGTATATCCATCTTTTCAAAAACAAGATTTCATTGATACTGTAGACAGGAAAACGAATGATTTGGAGCTAAAAGAGCGTATAAAGATAATTACAGAGACTCTCCATGACTATTTACCTTTAGAATATGCAGAAGTAGTTAAAATATTGATTGGCATACTTGGGCCACCCAATCCATATGAAACTGGCATGTTTAAGGAGGGATATTGGATAATGCCAATTGCTTTTTTTGTAGAAACTCATGGTATTGATGATTTTGAGATTTCAACTAATGCAATTTATCAAATTACGCAACGTAATACGGGTGAATATGCAGTACGTCCCTTTGTAGAAAGATATCCAAAGCAAATGTCTTCATTAATGCTAGAATGGTCACTTGATACAAACGTTCACGTAAGAAGACTATCTTCTGAAGGGATGCGACCAAGACTCCCTTGGGCAAGAAAGCTAGATCAATTTATCTCAGACCCAAAGCCTATTCTTCCTATATTAGATAATCTGAAACAGGATGAATCATTATTTGTGAAAAAATCAGTGGCAAATAATATCAATGATATATTAAAAGATAATTATGACATTGGAATAAAATTACTGAAAAAATGGTCAGGATCTCAAAATACTAATACACAATGGATAATAAAACATGCTCTAAGAAATGAATTGAAAAAAGGAAATACTGAAGCAATAGATTTAATTCAATCTGGTAAAAGATAA
- a CDS encoding Dyp-type peroxidase codes for MSIKPQNVLDYHGNNAIFMVWTFKKDKDVNDAFRKVCKLVINLNNSADARYPDSGTSCVIGISHDAWINLQLPIPLPKELENFLPIVGEKHTAVSSKGDLHFHIRGNDISMCYDMAHAISDVLEPVATSTEEIHGFRYWDGRTILGFVDGTENPHQNERAYFALIGDSDLAYKGGSYLFVQKYVHDLTAFERLSTEDQEKVIGRYKLTDIEMPDNIKPSNSHIALANIGDDLKIIRDNMPFGNISTNEMGTYFIAYASTFTTVKKMLNNMFIGSPEGNYDRLLDFSTPKTGTLFFVPTLDMLDDFSSQ; via the coding sequence ATGAGTATCAAACCACAGAATGTGTTAGATTATCATGGTAACAATGCTATATTTATGGTTTGGACTTTTAAGAAGGATAAAGACGTTAATGATGCTTTTAGAAAAGTTTGCAAATTGGTTATCAATCTCAATAATTCTGCTGATGCCCGGTATCCTGATTCTGGGACAAGTTGTGTGATAGGTATAAGCCATGACGCCTGGATTAATCTTCAACTTCCTATTCCACTTCCCAAAGAGTTAGAAAACTTTTTACCTATTGTTGGCGAAAAACATACTGCAGTTTCATCAAAGGGGGATTTGCACTTTCATATCAGAGGAAATGATATTAGTATGTGTTACGATATGGCTCACGCGATATCTGACGTTTTGGAGCCTGTAGCAACAAGTACCGAAGAGATCCATGGGTTTAGATATTGGGATGGTCGTACTATTCTGGGTTTTGTTGATGGTACCGAAAATCCGCACCAAAACGAACGTGCGTACTTTGCTTTGATTGGAGACAGCGATCTTGCATACAAAGGAGGAAGCTATCTTTTTGTTCAAAAATATGTTCATGACCTCACTGCATTTGAAAGATTATCTACCGAAGATCAAGAAAAAGTGATTGGCCGATACAAACTGACTGATATTGAAATGCCTGATAACATCAAACCTTCAAATTCTCATATTGCGTTAGCAAATATTGGTGACGATCTCAAGATTATTCGGGATAATATGCCTTTTGGAAACATATCCACTAATGAAATGGGTACCTATTTTATAGCATATGCCAGCACATTTACAACTGTAAAAAAAATGCTAAATAATATGTTCATTGGTTCTCCTGAAGGAAATTATGATAGATTATTGGATTTTAGCACACCCAAAACCGGAACCTTGTTTTTTGTTCCCACATTAGATATGCTCGATGACTTTTCTTCTCAATGA
- a CDS encoding nuclear transport factor 2 family protein codes for MSDNKEIQLMLEYHWKYTGIDIDKSHEIYRDDVVVEFPQSGERISGKNNLYQLRKHYPAKLGFKVLRTRGEGKFWVTEYIITYDGRPVNVVCIMEFIEDKIVHETLYFGDPFEPPRWRSQWVIKTS; via the coding sequence ATGTCAGATAATAAAGAAATACAACTCATGCTAGAGTATCACTGGAAGTATACTGGGATAGATATAGACAAATCTCACGAGATTTATCGTGATGATGTAGTAGTTGAATTTCCTCAATCTGGTGAACGTATATCAGGTAAAAATAATTTGTACCAACTCAGAAAACACTATCCTGCTAAATTGGGGTTCAAGGTGTTACGGACACGAGGAGAAGGAAAATTCTGGGTGACCGAATATATAATTACTTATGACGGACGTCCAGTCAATGTGGTATGCATTATGGAGTTCATAGAAGATAAAATCGTGCATGAAACCCTTTACTTTGGAGATCCTTTTGAACCACCGAGGTGGCGATCCCAATGGGTTATCAAAACTAGTTGA
- a CDS encoding MBL fold metallo-hydrolase has product MTQITPKVYSIEGMTHPDPRGKVFPYLFVEDQHNLTLIDPAFLSQLPILENYLLDIGYDIKNVKRIILTHVHVDHAQAANEVKRKSGAKIYSHWIEANYLGHDPPYSGPPSTQETIEKFQKLGVSITALEKQYGSLDVEPINVDEQVTDGDMIGSLKVIHTPGHTPGHISLYYEKDKLLLGADSIYKHVFGAEGMYISAPQVSIDPITAILSAQRLSKVNFDKLLMAHQDSPLMEGAKKAVEKLVAESIQKLKE; this is encoded by the coding sequence ATGACTCAGATAACTCCGAAGGTGTATTCGATAGAAGGTATGACTCACCCCGACCCACGTGGAAAAGTATTCCCATACTTATTTGTGGAAGATCAACACAATTTGACCTTAATCGATCCTGCTTTTCTTTCTCAATTGCCAATACTTGAAAACTATCTGCTTGATATAGGATATGATATTAAGAATGTAAAACGCATAATTCTGACTCATGTCCACGTAGACCACGCGCAAGCTGCAAATGAAGTAAAGAGAAAATCTGGTGCCAAGATTTATTCGCATTGGATAGAAGCAAACTATTTGGGCCATGATCCACCATATTCTGGACCCCCTTCTACACAAGAAACTATTGAAAAGTTTCAAAAACTTGGGGTCTCTATAACTGCATTAGAAAAACAATATGGAAGCCTTGATGTTGAGCCTATTAATGTAGACGAGCAAGTGACTGATGGAGATATGATTGGAAGCCTTAAGGTCATTCATACACCCGGTCATACGCCGGGACATATTTCGCTATATTATGAAAAAGATAAACTCCTCTTGGGGGCAGACAGTATATACAAACATGTATTTGGAGCAGAGGGTATGTATATCTCTGCTCCTCAGGTATCAATAGATCCAATTACCGCAATATTGTCTGCTCAAAGGCTATCTAAAGTTAATTTTGACAAGTTATTGATGGCTCATCAGGATTCTCCATTAATGGAAGGTGCGAAAAAGGCCGTTGAAAAACTAGTTGCAGAAAGTATTCAAAAACTAAAAGAATAG
- a CDS encoding TMEM175 family protein has protein sequence MVNIYGISKFHIKIFTDAVFGVAITILAVELQVPHLAGVSLIQSGEFGEIVTTFISYITTFVIIGIYWITYHAVFNPIRRTTDLMIWMNLSFLMFVAIIPFSIRLMNEYNNQYSFIFYSIIQIMTGLILFLMWQHAIRKGTLVSNEREDVARLNPVVIRLTSYRTIIIPVTYTISIAFSFINPHIVTIFPLIIIVPVSIFLRWKYKNHTDLHADEA, from the coding sequence ATGGTGAATATATACGGGATAAGCAAATTTCACATCAAGATCTTTACTGATGCTGTGTTTGGAGTTGCGATCACTATTTTGGCCGTTGAACTTCAAGTTCCTCATCTAGCTGGCGTTTCACTTATCCAAAGTGGAGAATTTGGAGAAATCGTAACTACTTTTATTTCATATATAACAACATTCGTTATCATAGGAATATACTGGATTACATATCATGCAGTATTTAATCCCATTAGACGCACGACCGATTTAATGATATGGATGAACTTGTCATTTCTAATGTTTGTAGCGATTATCCCATTTTCGATAAGACTAATGAACGAGTACAATAATCAATATTCGTTCATTTTTTACTCTATAATTCAGATAATGACTGGACTGATACTGTTCCTTATGTGGCAGCATGCAATAAGAAAGGGCACTTTAGTTAGTAATGAAAGGGAAGATGTAGCACGATTGAATCCAGTTGTTATCCGACTTACATCCTACAGGACAATAATAATACCTGTTACATACACAATCTCAATAGCCTTTTCATTTATTAATCCACACATAGTAACAATATTTCCCCTAATTATCATTGTACCTGTGTCGATTTTTCTGCGGTGGAAATATAAGAATCATACTGATTTACATGCAGATGAAGCATAA